The following are encoded together in the Panicum virgatum strain AP13 chromosome 6K, P.virgatum_v5, whole genome shotgun sequence genome:
- the LOC120711243 gene encoding photosystem II core complex proteins psbY, chloroplastic-like, with protein MATIATMTMLKPARIVARSAPPSTSGSGGVSLRGVPAAKKGGLAVSVPSPAAAAVAGAFFQALASSDAAVAAQQRVADVAAAADAGGSDNRGQLLLFVVAPAIGWVLYNILQPALNQLNRMRSQALVAGAGLGAAAAAGMACAPEASAAQELAALAAAAAAPADDNRGLLLLIVVTPAIGWVLFNILQPALNQLNRMRSD; from the coding sequence ATGGCGACCATAGCCACGATGACCATGCTCAAGCCCGCCAGGATCGTGGCGcggtcggcgccgccgtccaccagcggcagcggcggcgtctcgCTGCGCGGCGTGCCGGCGGCAAAGAAGGGCGGCCTGGCGGTGTCGGTcccttccccggccgcggcggcggtggcgggcgccTTCTTCCAGGCGCTGGCGTCGTcggacgcggcggtggcggcgcagcagcgggtggcggacgtggcggcggcggcggacgcgggcGGCAGCGACAACCGGGGCCAGCTGCTGCTCTTCGTGGTGGCGCCCGCCATCGGGTGGGTGCTCTACAACATCCTCCAGCCGGCGCTCAACCAGCTCAATCGCATGCGCAGCcaggcgctcgtcgccggcgcgggactcggcgcggccgccgccgcggggatggcgtgcgcgcccgagGCCTCCGCGGCGCAGGAGCTcgccgcgctggccgccgccgccgcggcccccgccGACGACAACCggggcctgctgctgctcatcGTCGTCACGCCCGCCATCGGCTGGGTGCTCTTCAACATCCTCCAGCCGGCGCTCAACCAGCTCAACCGCATGCGGTCCGactga
- the LOC120711244 gene encoding succinate dehydrogenase [ubiquinone] iron-sulfur subunit 1, mitochondrial isoform X2 → MAAAALLRRSPAARALLSPALSSRLVASKPHSSSPAPPPPPKASSEMKTFSIYRWDPESPSTKPHLKDYQVDLSDCGPMVLDALLKIKNEQDPSLTFRRSCREGICGSCAMNIDGDNGLACLTKISAASSASTVSPLPHMFVVKDLVVDMTNFYSQYKSVEPWLKRKDPPQQEGKEILQTKADRAKLDGMYECILCACCSTSCPSYWWNPEEYLGPAALLHANRWIQDSRDQFTKERLDAINDEFKLYRCHTIKNCTHACPKGLNPAKQIDTIKKLQIDT, encoded by the exons atggccgccgccgccctcctccgccgctcgccggcggcgcgcgcgctcctCTCGCCGGCCCTCTCGTCCCGCCTCGTCGCGTCCAAGCCCCACTCCTCGTCccccgcgcccccgcccccgccgaagGCGTCCTCCGAGATGAAGACCTTCTCGATCTACCGGTGGGACCCGGAGTCGCCGTCGACGAAGCCGCACCTCAAGGACTACCAGGTGGACCTCTCCGACTGCGGGCCGATGGTGCTCGACGCgctgctcaagatcaagaacgaGCAGGACCCGTCGCTCACCTTCCGCCGCAGCTGCCGCGAGGGCATCTGCGGGAGCTGCGCCATGAACATCGACGGCGACAACGGCCTCGCCTGCCTCACCAAgatctccgccgcctcctcggcctccACGGTCTCGCCGCTGCCCCACATGTTCGTCGTCAAGGACCTCGTCGTCGACATGACCAACTTCTACAGCCAGTACAAGAGCGTCGAGCCGTGGCTCAAGCGCAAGGACCCGCCGCAGCAGGAGGGCAAGGAGATCCTGCAGACCAAGGCCGACCGCGCCAAGCTCGACGGCATGTACGAGTGCATCCTctgcgcctgctgctcaacCTCGTGCCCATCCTACTGGTGGAACCCGGAGGAGTACCTCGGCCCGGCCgcgctgctccacgccaacaG GTGGATACAGGACAGCCGTGACCAGTTCACCAAGGAGCGCCTGGATGCCATCAATGACGAGTTCAAGCTCTACCGCTGCCACACCATCAAGAACTGCACTCACGCCTGCCCAAAGGGTCTGAACCCGGCTAAGCAGATCGACACGATCAAGAAGCTCCAGATCGACACCTAA
- the LOC120711244 gene encoding succinate dehydrogenase [ubiquinone] iron-sulfur subunit 1, mitochondrial isoform X1: protein MAAAALLRRSPAARALLSPALSSRLVASKPHSSSPAPPPPPKASSEMKTFSIYRWDPESPSTKPHLKDYQVDLSDCGPMVLDALLKIKNEQDPSLTFRRSCREGICGSCAMNIDGDNGLACLTKISAASSASTVSPLPHMFVVKDLVVDMTNFYSQYKSVEPWLKRKDPPQQEGKEILQTKADRAKLDGMYECILCACCSTSCPSYWWNPEEYLGPAALLHANRLPLWGTLIKPKPNMFMHLQARGYHGVTEKRNLLDHKRRLLAEKYELRGKLYKAVCRDPDLPLDMREEFRYKLSKLPRNSSMTRLRNRCIFTGRSRAVYKKFRMSRIMFRTLANKGELTGVKKASW, encoded by the exons atggccgccgccgccctcctccgccgctcgccggcggcgcgcgcgctcctCTCGCCGGCCCTCTCGTCCCGCCTCGTCGCGTCCAAGCCCCACTCCTCGTCccccgcgcccccgcccccgccgaagGCGTCCTCCGAGATGAAGACCTTCTCGATCTACCGGTGGGACCCGGAGTCGCCGTCGACGAAGCCGCACCTCAAGGACTACCAGGTGGACCTCTCCGACTGCGGGCCGATGGTGCTCGACGCgctgctcaagatcaagaacgaGCAGGACCCGTCGCTCACCTTCCGCCGCAGCTGCCGCGAGGGCATCTGCGGGAGCTGCGCCATGAACATCGACGGCGACAACGGCCTCGCCTGCCTCACCAAgatctccgccgcctcctcggcctccACGGTCTCGCCGCTGCCCCACATGTTCGTCGTCAAGGACCTCGTCGTCGACATGACCAACTTCTACAGCCAGTACAAGAGCGTCGAGCCGTGGCTCAAGCGCAAGGACCCGCCGCAGCAGGAGGGCAAGGAGATCCTGCAGACCAAGGCCGACCGCGCCAAGCTCGACGGCATGTACGAGTGCATCCTctgcgcctgctgctcaacCTCGTGCCCATCCTACTGGTGGAACCCGGAGGAGTACCTCGGCCCGGCCgcgctgctccacgccaacaG GCTTCCGCTGTGGGGGACGCTTATCAAACCAAAACCCAACATGTTCATGCACCTTCAAGCTCGAGGATACCATGGGGTGACAGAGAAGAGAAACCTGCTGGACCACAAACGTAGATTGCTTGCAGAAAAATATGAGCTAAGAGGAAAGCTGTATAAGGCTGTCTGTAGGGACCCTGATCTTCCGTTGGATATGCGGGAAGAGTTCCGCTATAAGTTGTCAAAGTTGCCAAGAAATAGCTCAATGACACGCCTTAGAAACCGCTGCATTTTCACAGGCCGGTCTCGTGCTGTCTACAAGAAATTCCGCATGTCCCGTATTATGTTCCGCACATTGGCAAACAAGGGTGAACTGACGGGGGTAAAGAAAGCATCTTGGTAG
- the LOC120711245 gene encoding protein STICHEL-like 2: MIEGRRHSVDIPISRALVAIMRSRSLRDPDTNSLAKFSAKKTIWEGCSLEEDEPEGNNYGRHSFSYNAYDHLQRRREEFGDSLRSGRLAHSPINIIKANAMAKAALHNQSCCSSISGMSRAAKDRAFALEIQGEELGRREASTFQESSRSLLRKYRPKSFSELVGHDVIAQSLSSAVLKGKLAPIYLFHGPHGIGKTSAARIFAAAVNCRSPGGNQPCGRCEECMAIFSGSSSSVVEVDASKLDCKSRVAVLLRNACEVPASSHFKVLIVDDCQHMDKEGWYSIYNSLEEIPASTIFVMITSDIDKLPSNGIGWCQSYRFCKIDDAEIACRLIKICTKEGMEFEAEALELLARKANGSIRDAIQMLDQLTLLGKRISKSVTHELIGDVSDEELLDLLNLAMSSDAATIVRRARELLSSKVDPLQLLAQLANLIMDILAAKHPADSSEVRRVTGRHTSADVDVHKLRNALEILSETEKQLKTTKNQSTWLTAALLQFNMREPYCLDDTAVSSMFTESQTDDGTAVLKDESLDTSSHLCSQNKVGSLDMNLGDPDVLETIWMKALENCSPLPLQNLLRKDGKLSSLYTSQGVAVAELQFCHPEDVPTSDTFWKPLCTSLQNLLRCNVDIRINLSPISSNRMGSKDSSVSLVMQSREDRETQDPVTTNCRTVASSRRDCPSPLAGQAKEKPSHILGCLHGTADGDTVDTESRILSYQKISVVPAPSTPGNAPLKAAGDTSKVDEGRVRRGCFSNRLPCCASAPRRKSQTPEKRRASLFSCCFCKIRPDCKTKAEEG; this comes from the exons ATGATTGAGGGCAGGCGGCATTCGGTGGACATCCCCATTTCGAGGGCCCTGGTGGCCATCATGCGGTCCAGATCCCTGAGGGACCCGGACACCAACTCGCTGGCCAAGTTCTCGGCCAAGAAGACCATCTGGGAGGGCTGCTCCCTCGAGGAAGACGAGCCGGAGGGGAACAACTACGGTAGGCACAGCTTCAGCTACAATGCGTACGATCATCTCCAGAGGCGGAGGGAGGAGTTTGGTGACAGCTTGAGGTCGGGCCGCCTCGCCCACTCGCCCATCAATATCATCAAGGCCAATGCGATGGCGAAGGCTGCGCTCCACAACCAGAGCTGTTGCTCTTCGATCTCTGGGATGTCGAGGGCTGCAAAGGACAGGGCTTTTGCTCTGGAGATTCAAGGGGAGGAGCTAGGCCGGAGGGAGGCCAGTACATTCCAGGAGAGCTCGAGAAGTTTGCTCCGGAAGTACCGGCCCAAATCTTTCTCCGAGCTTGTTGGGCATGATGTTATTGCTCAGTCGCTTTCCAGTGCGGTTTTAAAAGGAAAGCTTGCTCCTATCTATCTCTTCCATGGTCCGCACGGCATAGGGAAGACGTCCGCAGCTAGGATATTTGCAGCAGCGGTGAATTGCCGTTCTCCAGGGGGGAACCAGCCATGTGGGCGCTGCGAGGAGTGCATGGCCATATTCTCAGGAAGCAGTAGCAGTGTGGTAGAAGTTGATGCTTCCAAACTTGATTGCAAATCTAGAGTTGCGGTATTGCTCAGGAATGCCTGTGAAGTTCCTGCTTCTTCACACTTCAAGGTTCTTATAGTAGACGATTGCCAACACATGGACAAGGAGGGGTGGTACTCCATCTACAATAGCCTAGAAGAGATTCCTGCCAGCACAATCTTTGTCATGATAACATCTGACATTGATAAACTACCAAGCAATGGAATCGGATGGTGCCAGAGCTACAGATTTTGCAAGATAGATGACGCAGAGATTGCCTGCCGGTTAATCAAGATTTGCACAAAAGAAGGCATGGAGTTTGAAGCGGAGGCATTGGAGCTTCTTGCTCGCAAGGCCAATGGTTCCATTCGAGATGCAATTCAGATGCTTGACCAGCTAACTCTACTCGGAAAGAGAATCAGCAAATCAGTGACACATGAGCTG ATAGGTGATGTTTCAGATGAGGAATTGCTTGACCTTCTCAATCTGGCTATGTCATCGGATGCTGCTACTATTGTGAGGAGGGCTAGGGAGCTTCTGAGCTCAAAGGTTGACCCCCTGCAACTATTAGCCCAGCTTGCAAATCTTATCATGGATATTTTAGCTGCAAAGCACCCGGCAGATTCTTCAGAAGTCAGAAGAGTTACTGGCAGGCATACAT CTGCTGACGTGGATGTACACAAACTTAGGAATGCACTGGAAATACTCTCTGAAACTGAAAAGCAATTAAAGACCACAAAAAACCAGTCTACATGGCTTACTGCTGCATTGTTACAGTTTAATATGAGGGAACCGTACTGTCTAGATGATACTGCAGTTTCAAGCATGTTTACCGAGAGTCAGACAG ATGATGGGACCGCTGTACTGAAAGATGAAAGTTTAGATACAAGTTCTCATCTTTGTTCCCAGAACAAAGTTGGTTCTCTAGACATGAATTTGGGAGATCCAGATGTACTGGAGACGATATGGATGAAAGCTCTTGAGAACTGCTCACCCCTGCCACTTCAAAATCTACTGCGTAAGGATGGGAAGTTGTCATCTCTATACACAAGCCAAG GTGTAGCAGTTGCTGAGCTACAGTTCTGCCATCCTGAGGATGTACCAACATCAGATACCTTCTGGAAGCCACTTTGCACATCTCTACAGAATTTGCTGAGGTGCAACGTTGACATCCGAATCAACCTTTCGCCCATCTCCAGCAACAGAATGGGATCCAAGGACTCTTCTGTGAGCCTGGTCATGCAATCCAGAGAAGACCGTGAGACACAGGATCCAGTCACTACGAACTGCAGAACCGTTGCTTCATCCCGAAGAGACTGCCCTTCCCCACTCGCAGGGCAAGCCAAGGAGAAACCATCCCACATCCTGGGGTGCCTCCATGGCACTGCAGATGGCGATACAGTGGATACCGAGTCGAGGATCTTGAGCTACCAGAAGATATCTGTCGTCCCTGCACCGTCCACCCCAGGAAATGCTCCCCTGAAAGCCGCTGGAGATACATCAAAGGTGGACGAAGGCCGAGTTCGTCGTGGATGCTTCTCAAACCGTCTACCTTGCTGTGCTTCCGCTCCCCGTCGGAAGTCCCAGACACCTGAGAAACGCCGAGCCTCGCTGTTCAGCTGCTGTTTCTGCAAGATCAGACCTGACTGCAAAACAAAAGCTGAAGAAGGGTAG